In one Aromatoleum aromaticum EbN1 genomic region, the following are encoded:
- a CDS encoding neutral zinc metallopeptidase produces MRIGGRRESENVEDRRGSHFRLGGGGKIGIGTIVLALVAMYFGIDPSVVFDTASVQSPSPATQPASPRSAAEDELARFASQVLADTEDTWGPVFASAGGQYREPRMVLFTGATRSACGVGQAEMGPFYCPADEKVYLDLSFFDDLQNRFRAPGDFAQAYVIAHEVGHHVQNLLGISEKVQQAREQLPAREANALSVRVELQADCLAGVWGHHADRTRQLLEAGDVEEALGAASAIGDDRLQKQAQGQVVPDSFTHGSSAQRARWFRLGLERGDLRACDTFSPGAL; encoded by the coding sequence ATGCGTATCGGCGGTCGTCGGGAAAGCGAGAACGTCGAGGATCGGCGCGGTTCGCACTTCAGGCTCGGAGGTGGTGGCAAGATCGGCATCGGCACGATCGTGCTCGCGCTCGTCGCGATGTATTTCGGCATCGACCCGAGCGTCGTGTTCGACACCGCGAGCGTCCAGTCGCCATCGCCGGCCACGCAGCCCGCCTCGCCGCGCTCCGCCGCGGAAGATGAACTCGCCCGCTTCGCATCACAGGTGCTCGCCGATACCGAGGATACCTGGGGACCGGTCTTTGCGTCCGCCGGCGGCCAGTACCGGGAGCCGCGCATGGTGCTCTTCACCGGCGCGACGCGCAGCGCGTGCGGCGTGGGGCAGGCGGAGATGGGGCCGTTCTACTGCCCGGCCGACGAGAAAGTCTACCTCGACCTGTCCTTCTTCGACGACTTGCAGAACCGCTTCCGCGCGCCCGGCGACTTTGCCCAGGCGTACGTGATCGCGCATGAAGTGGGCCATCACGTGCAGAACCTGCTCGGCATCTCCGAAAAAGTCCAGCAGGCGCGTGAGCAGCTGCCGGCGCGCGAGGCGAATGCGCTGTCGGTCCGCGTCGAACTGCAGGCCGACTGCCTTGCGGGCGTGTGGGGCCATCATGCCGACCGCACGCGCCAGCTGCTCGAAGCGGGCGACGTCGAGGAGGCGCTCGGCGCGGCGTCCGCGATCGGCGACGACCGGCTGCAGAAACAGGCGCAGGGCCAGGTCGTGCCGGACAGCTTCACGCACGGCAGCTCGGCCCAGCGTGCGCGCTGGTTCCGCCTCGGCCTCGAGCGCGGTGATCTGCGCGCGTGCGACACGTTCAGCCCGGGCGCGCTCTGA
- a CDS encoding VOC family protein, which yields MSHRPFRILGIQQIAIGGPSKERLKTLWVDMLGLEVTGNFVSERENVDEDICAMGKGPFKVEVDLMQPLDAEKKPAVHATPLNHVGLWIDDLPVAVEWLTAQGVRFAPGGIRRGAAGFDITFLHPKGNDEFPIGGEGVLVELVQAPPEVVDAFARLAG from the coding sequence ATGTCGCACCGCCCGTTCAGGATCCTCGGCATCCAGCAGATCGCCATCGGCGGCCCGAGCAAGGAGCGCCTCAAGACGCTGTGGGTGGACATGCTCGGGCTGGAAGTCACCGGCAACTTCGTCAGCGAGCGCGAGAACGTCGACGAGGACATCTGCGCGATGGGCAAAGGGCCGTTCAAGGTCGAAGTCGACCTGATGCAGCCGCTCGACGCCGAAAAGAAGCCGGCAGTCCACGCGACGCCGCTGAACCATGTCGGGCTGTGGATCGATGACCTGCCGGTCGCGGTCGAGTGGCTCACTGCGCAGGGCGTGCGCTTTGCACCCGGAGGCATTCGCCGCGGCGCCGCCGGCTTCGACATCACTTTCCTGCATCCGAAAGGCAACGACGAATTCCCGATCGGCGGCGAAGGTGTCCTCGTCGAACTGGTGCAGGCGCCGCCGGAAGTCGTCGACGCGTTCGCGCGCCTCGCGGGATAA
- a CDS encoding AraC family transcriptional regulator — protein MSNLLDSLARFDPDDLYSPAVALTVDIRDNSRELPVHQHRKGQLVLAARGSVTCEVPSGLWIVPPHGAVWIPGGMAHTNRVSLNGRICLLFIEPDAAVLPASCCTLSVSPLLRELILRLVELPQSYSIDGPTGRLVAVLLDELVQMPAEQLHLPITAEPRLRRIADALMNDPADRSTMAEWARRVSIGERTLARLIVGETGMTFGRWRQQLHIVIALQRLSTGMTVQRVAQDLGYESVSAFITMFKKVLGKPPARYLVERGESLRLRRAASESTG, from the coding sequence ATGTCCAACCTTCTTGACAGCCTGGCGCGCTTCGACCCGGACGACCTGTACAGCCCGGCCGTGGCGCTGACCGTCGATATCCGGGACAACAGCCGCGAGCTGCCGGTGCACCAACACCGCAAGGGCCAGCTCGTCCTGGCGGCGCGCGGCTCGGTGACGTGCGAAGTGCCTTCCGGCCTGTGGATCGTGCCGCCGCACGGCGCGGTGTGGATCCCGGGCGGCATGGCGCACACCAATCGGGTGTCGCTGAATGGGCGTATCTGCCTGCTGTTCATCGAGCCCGATGCGGCGGTGTTGCCGGCGAGCTGCTGCACGCTGTCGGTGAGCCCGCTGCTGCGGGAGCTGATCCTGCGTCTCGTCGAACTGCCGCAGAGCTATTCCATTGACGGGCCGACCGGGCGCCTCGTCGCGGTGCTGCTCGATGAGCTCGTGCAGATGCCGGCCGAACAGCTTCATCTGCCGATCACGGCCGAGCCGCGCCTGCGGCGCATTGCCGACGCGCTGATGAACGATCCGGCCGACCGCAGCACGATGGCCGAATGGGCACGGCGCGTGTCGATCGGCGAGCGCACGCTGGCGCGCCTGATCGTCGGCGAGACCGGCATGACTTTCGGGCGTTGGCGCCAGCAACTGCACATCGTCATCGCGCTGCAGCGCCTGTCGACAGGGATGACGGTGCAGAGGGTCGCGCAGGATCTCGGCTACGAATCCGTCAGCGCCTTCATCACGATGTTCAAGAAAGTGCTCGGCAAGCCGCCGGCGCGCTATCTCGTCGAACGCGGCGAGTCGCTGCGGCTGCGGCGCGCAGCGAGCGAGTCCACCGGGTGA
- a CDS encoding CynX/NimT family MFS transporter, whose product MQPHPSVTQPAAQGLLIVGILLIAANLRAPVTGVGPVLADIQHSFGFNATQAGVLATLPLLAFALVSPLAAGVARRHGLERTLFGALLMLTAGIVVRSSSTVWGLFGGTMILGSAIALCNVLLPSLLKRDFATKVSTMTSLYAVTMSVTAALCSAVMIPLTGMSSSGWTFALGIWAVLAAFSAVVWLPQLRRATRPMQQAATTPAIPIWRSPLAWQVTAFMGLNSFVYYVVISWLPAILQQNGYSAASAGSLHGLLQLATVVPGVLAVPLIHRLTDQRAAAFLSAVLALVGLVGFIALPGWSVVWCIVYGFGSSACLILALTFMSLRAGSVHQAAALSGMAQAVGYLLAAVGPTLVGALHDLFGGWSAALLLCATISAIQAVFGLYAGRPTQIGALSPGAVEPASELAVRRR is encoded by the coding sequence ATGCAGCCCCATCCCTCCGTCACGCAGCCTGCCGCCCAGGGCCTGCTTATCGTCGGCATCTTGCTGATCGCCGCGAACCTGCGCGCCCCGGTTACCGGCGTCGGTCCGGTGCTCGCCGACATCCAGCACAGCTTCGGCTTCAACGCCACGCAGGCCGGCGTGCTGGCGACGCTGCCGCTGCTCGCGTTCGCGCTCGTCTCGCCGCTCGCTGCCGGTGTCGCGCGTCGGCACGGGCTCGAACGCACGCTGTTCGGAGCGCTGCTGATGCTGACGGCGGGCATCGTTGTCCGTTCGTCGAGCACCGTGTGGGGACTGTTTGGCGGCACGATGATACTGGGCAGTGCGATCGCGCTGTGCAATGTCCTGCTGCCGAGCCTGCTGAAGCGGGACTTCGCCACGAAAGTCTCGACGATGACGTCGCTTTACGCGGTGACGATGAGCGTGACCGCCGCCTTGTGTTCGGCAGTGATGATTCCGCTGACGGGGATGTCGTCGTCCGGATGGACTTTCGCGCTCGGGATCTGGGCCGTCCTTGCCGCGTTCAGCGCAGTGGTGTGGCTGCCGCAGCTGCGCAGGGCGACGCGCCCGATGCAGCAGGCCGCCACGACTCCAGCGATCCCGATATGGCGCTCGCCGCTCGCGTGGCAGGTGACCGCGTTCATGGGGCTCAATTCGTTCGTCTACTACGTCGTCATCAGCTGGCTGCCGGCGATCCTGCAGCAAAATGGCTATTCCGCGGCGTCCGCCGGCTCGCTGCACGGGCTGTTGCAGCTCGCGACGGTGGTTCCCGGCGTGCTCGCAGTGCCGCTGATCCATCGCCTGACCGATCAGCGCGCCGCCGCGTTCCTGAGTGCGGTCCTCGCCCTGGTCGGCCTCGTCGGCTTCATCGCGCTGCCGGGCTGGAGCGTCGTGTGGTGCATCGTCTATGGCTTCGGCAGCAGTGCCTGCCTGATCCTCGCGCTGACTTTCATGAGCCTGCGCGCAGGCAGCGTGCATCAGGCGGCGGCGCTGTCGGGCATGGCGCAGGCGGTGGGCTACCTGCTCGCCGCGGTCGGTCCGACCCTCGTTGGCGCGCTCCACGACCTCTTCGGCGGCTGGTCCGCCGCGCTGCTGCTGTGCGCGACGATATCCGCAATCCAGGCCGTGTTCGGGTTGTACGCCGGCCGCCCGACGCAGATCGGCGCGCTGTCGCCGGGGGCGGTGGAGCCGGCGTCGGAACTGGCGGTGAGGCGGCGCTGA
- the rhuM gene encoding virulence protein RhuM/Fic/DOC family protein, giving the protein MNELVFFEAEGESIQVRIEQETVWLSQEQIARLFERDRSVITKHLRNVFREGELDEAAVCANFARTASDGKTYQTRFFNLDAILSVGYRVNSRRGTQFRQWASRVLKDYLTRGYALDRQRLEHNARELEAALQLVRRTLAHPELGQEAGRGLAEIVVRYTQTFLWLQRYDEGLLTEPRGHPGGELPSVTEARAGISNLKTDLMAKGQASALFGIEREDGLAALLGNLDQTAFGEPAYPTLESRAAHLLYFIVKNHPFTDGNKRIGAFLFAGFLHRNGRLFDTDGSPVINDVGLAALSLLVAQSRPDDRDVLIRLLMNMLAGNGA; this is encoded by the coding sequence ATGAACGAGTTGGTCTTTTTCGAAGCCGAAGGTGAATCCATCCAGGTGCGTATCGAGCAGGAAACGGTCTGGCTGTCGCAGGAGCAGATCGCACGACTGTTCGAACGCGACCGCTCGGTGATTACCAAGCACCTGCGCAACGTGTTCAGGGAAGGCGAACTGGACGAGGCGGCAGTATGTGCAAATTTTGCACGTACTGCTTCCGACGGAAAAACCTACCAGACGCGCTTCTTCAACCTCGATGCCATCCTGTCCGTGGGCTACCGCGTCAACTCCAGGCGCGGCACCCAGTTCCGCCAATGGGCCAGCCGCGTCCTCAAGGACTACCTCACCCGCGGCTACGCCCTCGACCGCCAGCGCCTGGAACACAACGCCCGCGAACTCGAAGCCGCGCTGCAGCTCGTGCGCCGGACCCTCGCCCACCCCGAACTGGGGCAGGAAGCCGGGCGCGGCCTGGCGGAAATCGTCGTGCGCTACACCCAGACCTTCCTGTGGCTGCAGCGCTATGACGAGGGCCTGCTCACCGAGCCGCGCGGCCATCCCGGCGGCGAGCTGCCTTCGGTGACCGAGGCGCGTGCCGGGATCTCCAATCTCAAGACCGACCTGATGGCCAAGGGGCAGGCCAGTGCGCTGTTCGGCATCGAGCGTGAAGACGGCCTCGCCGCCCTCCTCGGCAACCTGGACCAGACCGCCTTCGGCGAACCGGCCTACCCCACGCTGGAGTCGCGCGCCGCCCACCTGCTGTATTTCATCGTCAAGAACCACCCCTTTACCGACGGCAACAAGCGCATCGGCGCCTTCCTCTTCGCCGGCTTCCTGCATCGCAACGGCCGCCTGTTCGACACCGACGGCAGCCCGGTGATCAATGACGTCGGCCTCGCCGCCCTGTCGCTCCTCGTCGCCCAGTCCCGCCCCGACGACCGGGACGTGCTGATCCGCCTGCTCATGAACATGCTCGCCGGGAACGGCGCATGA
- a CDS encoding response regulator transcription factor, which translates to MNDNAPVTPLILVLEDEADIARLICGALADYGFRSEHVATGRELLARARKASPDLVIVDLGLPDMDGMQVVRELQDGSPCAVLILTGRNDVTDRVLGLELGADDYLVKPFEPRELVARVRSILRRYQRAASPDPGADERNVAIFANWRFDTGRLALARPGEPEVSLSAAEAALLLTLLRRPSKILSREQLLGERDVDPFDRSIDVRISRLRRKLDDDPQRPKLIKTVYGAGYLFSAQVRWE; encoded by the coding sequence ATGAACGACAACGCGCCTGTGACGCCGCTTATCCTGGTTCTCGAGGACGAAGCGGACATCGCCCGCCTGATCTGCGGCGCGCTCGCCGACTACGGCTTCCGCAGCGAACACGTCGCGACCGGTCGCGAACTGCTCGCCCGCGCGCGGAAGGCTTCCCCCGACCTGGTGATCGTCGACCTCGGCCTACCGGACATGGACGGCATGCAGGTCGTGCGCGAACTGCAGGACGGCAGCCCGTGCGCGGTGCTGATCCTCACCGGCCGCAACGACGTCACCGACCGCGTCCTCGGACTCGAGCTCGGCGCCGACGACTACCTCGTCAAGCCGTTCGAACCGCGCGAACTCGTCGCCCGTGTGCGCTCGATCCTGCGCCGCTACCAGCGCGCTGCCTCACCCGATCCGGGCGCGGATGAACGCAATGTCGCGATTTTCGCAAACTGGCGCTTCGATACCGGACGGCTCGCGCTGGCCCGCCCCGGCGAACCCGAAGTCAGCCTTTCGGCTGCCGAAGCGGCGCTGCTGCTCACGCTGCTGCGCCGTCCGAGCAAGATCCTGAGCCGCGAACAGCTGCTCGGCGAGCGCGACGTCGACCCGTTCGACCGCAGCATCGACGTGCGCATCTCGCGCCTGCGCCGCAAACTCGACGACGACCCGCAGCGGCCGAAGCTGATCAAGACGGTGTATGGCGCGGGCTATCTATTCTCGGCGCAGGTGCGATGGGAATGA
- a CDS encoding AraC family transcriptional regulator — MSVPSAGDAFAAAPSRPARSRRATVARGFVTGMLSGMVRQGRDPAPLLTAAGLDLADAASRIPIDRYAALYNLIGREMDDEGFGLFAQPMRSGSFEFLCRGMLGAPTLGDALDRAARFLRIVLPDLAVSVRRGDGDERAELRISETRRLADRRGDPARVFAFEWLLRLIHAVSCWLVSRELALDSVHFPYPRPTHADDYALVYTEHSFFDAGTLVARLRDNLLDLPVRRDEAALATFLDGAPGKITMLYRRDRDMVYRVRDLLRDALPDNLSLEAVANRLHLSARTLHRRLEEEGSSFRTIKDALRRDIALARLTKTAQPIAQIGAELGYADPSAFYRAVVAWTGMSPERFRRQLLNQGAGAEFHAPAMPRPAVRSVR, encoded by the coding sequence ATGTCCGTCCCTTCCGCTGGTGACGCCTTTGCCGCCGCCCCGTCGCGCCCGGCGCGCAGCCGCCGCGCGACGGTTGCGCGAGGCTTCGTCACGGGGATGCTGTCGGGAATGGTCCGGCAGGGGCGCGATCCGGCTCCGTTGCTTACCGCGGCGGGACTGGACCTTGCAGACGCTGCCAGCCGCATCCCGATCGACCGCTACGCAGCGCTGTACAACCTGATCGGTCGCGAGATGGATGACGAGGGCTTCGGCCTGTTCGCGCAGCCGATGCGCTCGGGCAGCTTCGAGTTCCTGTGCCGCGGCATGCTCGGCGCACCGACGCTCGGCGACGCGCTCGATCGCGCCGCACGCTTCCTGCGCATCGTGCTGCCCGATCTCGCGGTCAGCGTGCGGCGCGGCGACGGCGACGAGCGCGCCGAGCTGCGCATTTCGGAAACGCGCCGGCTCGCGGATCGGCGCGGCGACCCGGCCCGCGTGTTCGCATTCGAGTGGCTGCTGCGGCTGATCCACGCGGTTTCATGCTGGCTCGTCAGCCGCGAGCTCGCGCTCGACTCGGTGCATTTCCCCTACCCCCGACCGACGCACGCCGACGACTACGCGCTGGTCTATACGGAACATTCGTTCTTCGACGCCGGCACGCTCGTCGCACGGCTGCGCGACAACCTGCTCGACCTGCCGGTGCGCCGCGACGAAGCGGCGCTCGCCACCTTCCTCGACGGCGCGCCGGGCAAGATCACGATGCTGTACCGGCGCGACCGCGACATGGTGTATCGCGTGCGAGACCTGCTGCGCGATGCGCTGCCCGACAATCTGTCGCTCGAGGCCGTCGCCAACCGGCTGCACCTGTCAGCGCGCACGCTGCACCGCCGGCTCGAAGAGGAAGGCTCGAGCTTTCGCACGATCAAGGACGCGCTGCGTCGCGACATCGCACTCGCCCGGTTGACGAAAACGGCGCAGCCGATTGCGCAGATCGGCGCCGAACTCGGTTATGCCGATCCCTCGGCGTTCTATCGTGCCGTGGTCGCCTGGACCGGGATGTCGCCGGAGCGGTTTCGAAGGCAATTGCTGAATCAGGGCGCGGGGGCGGAGTTTCACGCCCCGGCAATGCCGCGTCCTGCGGTGCGTTCCGTGAGGTAG
- the icmF gene encoding fused isobutyryl-CoA mutase/GTPase IcmF — MTNLSEAKKLVNYKPKNKVRFVTAAALFDGHDASINIMRRILQSTGSEVIHLGHNRSVGEIVNAALQEDVQGIAITSYQGGHVEFFKYMIDLLKANGGENIKVFGGGGGVIVPSEIRELHDYGVTRVYSPEDGAMLGLQGMINDVVERSDFDLTAVAPQSAEDVVKQLTTGERAARQRALSRIITALENGAYGDDVRKALVEAAAKLKTPALGITGTGGAGKSSLTDELVRRFRLDHNDKLKLAIVSIDPSRKRTGGALLGDRIRMNAIEHENIFMRSLATRETGSEISAALPEVIAATKLVGFDLVVVETSGIGQGNAAIVPYVDLSLYVMTPEFGAASQLEKIDMLDFADFVAINKFDRKGADDALRDVRKQYQRNRELFSQPTDAMPVFGTMAARFNDDGVTALYQAMFPKLVEKGLKAKPGVLPVVATKASSHGRAIVPAERTRYLAEIADTVRDYHKHVEQQAKIARERQSLKIAKALFEQCGKDAGSQVTFDELIDWKNGELTPTAKKLLEMWPKTKELYAADEYIVKIRDKEIRTKLTTESLSGSKIRKVAVPNFDDDGESLRFLMKENVPGSFPYTAGVFAFKREGEDPTRMFAGEGDAFRTNRRFKKVSEGMPAHRLSTAFDSVTLYGCDPDVRPDIYGKIGNSGVSIATLDDMKVLYDGFDLVAPSTSVSMTINGPAPIILAFFFNTAMDQQVAKFRADNGREPTETEFQKIKEWTLSSVRGTVQADILKEDQGQNTCIFSTEFALKMMGDIQEYFVHHKVQNFYSVSISGYHIAEAGANPISQLAFTLSNGFTYVESYLARGMHIDDFAPNLSFFFSNGMDPEYSVIGRVARRIWAVAMKNKYGANERSQKLKYHVQTSGRSLHAQEMDFNDIRTTLQALIAIYDNCNSLHTNAYDEAITTPTEESVRRAMAIQLIINREWGLAKNENPNQGAFIIDELTDLVEEAVLKEFEAIAARGGVLGAMETGYQRGKIQEESLYYEHKKHDGSYPIIGVNTFLNPKGQAQQEIELARSTDEEKQGQLARLADFQARNAAEAPKWLAKLRQTVIENGNVFEVLVDAVRYCSLGQITSALYEVGGQYRRSM, encoded by the coding sequence ATGACCAACCTCAGCGAAGCCAAGAAGCTCGTCAACTACAAGCCGAAGAACAAGGTCCGTTTCGTGACTGCCGCGGCGCTCTTCGACGGCCATGACGCGTCGATCAACATCATGCGTCGGATCCTCCAGTCGACCGGCTCCGAAGTGATCCACCTCGGCCACAACCGCTCGGTCGGCGAGATCGTCAACGCCGCGCTGCAGGAAGACGTGCAGGGCATCGCGATCACGTCGTACCAAGGTGGCCACGTCGAGTTCTTCAAGTACATGATCGACCTGTTGAAGGCGAACGGCGGCGAGAACATCAAGGTGTTCGGCGGCGGCGGGGGCGTGATCGTGCCGTCGGAAATCCGCGAGCTGCACGACTACGGCGTCACACGCGTGTATTCGCCGGAAGACGGCGCGATGCTCGGCCTGCAGGGGATGATCAACGACGTCGTCGAGCGCTCGGACTTCGACCTCACCGCGGTTGCGCCGCAGTCGGCCGAGGACGTCGTCAAGCAGCTGACGACCGGCGAACGCGCCGCTCGGCAGCGCGCCCTGTCGCGCATCATCACCGCGCTCGAAAACGGCGCGTACGGCGACGACGTCCGGAAGGCGCTTGTCGAGGCTGCGGCGAAGCTGAAGACGCCGGCGCTCGGCATCACCGGCACCGGCGGCGCGGGCAAGAGCTCGCTGACCGACGAACTCGTGCGCCGTTTCCGCCTCGACCACAACGACAAGCTCAAGCTCGCGATCGTGTCGATCGACCCGTCGCGCAAGCGCACCGGCGGCGCGCTGCTCGGTGACCGCATCCGCATGAACGCGATCGAGCACGAGAACATCTTCATGCGCTCGCTGGCGACGCGTGAAACCGGTTCCGAGATCTCGGCCGCGCTGCCCGAAGTCATCGCCGCGACGAAGCTCGTCGGCTTCGACCTCGTCGTCGTCGAGACTTCCGGCATCGGCCAGGGCAATGCGGCCATCGTGCCGTACGTCGACCTGTCGCTGTACGTGATGACTCCGGAATTCGGCGCGGCGAGCCAGCTCGAGAAGATCGACATGCTCGACTTCGCCGACTTCGTCGCAATCAACAAGTTCGACCGCAAGGGCGCCGACGACGCGCTGCGCGACGTGCGCAAGCAGTACCAGCGCAACCGCGAGCTGTTCAGCCAGCCCACCGACGCGATGCCGGTGTTCGGCACGATGGCCGCGCGCTTCAATGACGATGGCGTCACCGCGCTGTATCAGGCGATGTTTCCGAAGCTCGTCGAGAAGGGCCTGAAGGCCAAGCCAGGCGTGCTGCCCGTCGTCGCCACGAAGGCGTCGAGCCACGGCCGCGCGATCGTTCCGGCCGAGCGCACGCGCTACCTCGCCGAGATCGCCGACACTGTCCGCGACTACCACAAGCACGTCGAGCAGCAGGCGAAGATCGCGCGCGAACGCCAGTCGCTGAAGATCGCGAAGGCGCTGTTCGAGCAGTGCGGCAAGGACGCCGGCTCGCAGGTCACTTTCGACGAACTGATCGACTGGAAGAACGGCGAACTGACGCCGACGGCAAAGAAGCTGCTCGAAATGTGGCCGAAGACGAAGGAGCTCTACGCGGCCGACGAATACATCGTGAAGATCCGCGACAAGGAGATCCGCACCAAGCTGACGACGGAGTCGCTGTCCGGCAGCAAGATCCGCAAGGTCGCGGTGCCGAACTTCGACGACGACGGCGAGTCGCTGCGCTTCCTGATGAAGGAGAACGTCCCCGGCTCGTTCCCTTACACCGCGGGCGTGTTCGCCTTCAAGCGCGAGGGCGAGGACCCGACGCGGATGTTCGCCGGTGAAGGCGACGCGTTCCGCACGAACCGCCGCTTCAAGAAAGTCTCCGAAGGCATGCCGGCGCACCGCCTGTCGACGGCGTTCGACTCCGTGACGCTATACGGCTGCGACCCCGACGTGCGCCCGGACATCTACGGCAAGATCGGCAACTCCGGCGTGTCGATCGCGACGCTCGACGACATGAAGGTGCTGTACGACGGCTTCGACCTCGTGGCGCCTTCGACCTCGGTGTCGATGACGATCAACGGCCCGGCGCCGATCATCCTCGCGTTCTTCTTCAACACTGCGATGGACCAGCAGGTCGCGAAGTTCCGCGCCGACAATGGCCGCGAGCCGACCGAGACCGAATTCCAGAAGATCAAGGAATGGACGCTGTCGTCGGTGCGCGGCACGGTGCAGGCCGACATCCTCAAGGAAGACCAGGGCCAGAACACCTGCATCTTCTCGACGGAATTCGCGCTGAAGATGATGGGCGACATCCAGGAATACTTCGTCCATCACAAGGTGCAGAACTTCTACTCGGTGTCGATCTCCGGCTACCACATCGCCGAAGCCGGCGCGAATCCGATCTCGCAGCTCGCCTTCACGCTGTCGAATGGCTTCACCTACGTCGAGTCCTACCTCGCGCGTGGCATGCATATCGACGACTTCGCGCCGAACCTGTCGTTCTTCTTCTCGAACGGCATGGACCCGGAATACTCGGTGATCGGCCGCGTCGCCCGCCGCATCTGGGCCGTCGCGATGAAGAACAAGTACGGCGCGAACGAGAGGAGCCAGAAACTCAAGTACCACGTGCAGACGTCGGGACGGTCACTCCACGCGCAGGAGATGGACTTCAACGACATCCGTACGACGCTGCAGGCGCTGATCGCGATCTACGACAATTGCAACTCGCTGCACACCAACGCGTACGACGAGGCGATCACGACGCCGACCGAGGAGTCGGTGCGGCGCGCGATGGCGATCCAGCTGATCATCAACCGCGAATGGGGCCTGGCGAAGAACGAGAACCCGAACCAGGGCGCCTTCATCATCGATGAGCTCACGGACCTCGTCGAAGAGGCGGTGCTTAAGGAGTTCGAGGCGATCGCGGCGCGCGGCGGCGTGCTCGGCGCGATGGAGACCGGCTACCAGCGAGGCAAGATCCAGGAGGAGTCGCTGTACTACGAGCACAAGAAGCACGACGGCTCGTATCCGATCATCGGCGTCAACACCTTCCTGAACCCGAAGGGCCAGGCGCAGCAGGAAATCGAACTCGCGCGCTCGACCGACGAGGAGAAGCAGGGCCAGCTCGCGCGTCTCGCCGACTTCCAGGCGCGCAACGCCGCGGAAGCGCCGAAGTGGCTTGCGAAGCTGCGCCAGACCGTCATCGAGAACGGCAACGTGTTCGAAGTGCTCGTCGACGCGGTGCGCTACTGCTCGCTCGGCCAGATCACGTCGGCGCTGTACGAGGTTGGGGGGCAGTACCGGCGCAGCATGTAA